CGATCTCTCTTCTTAAAGAAAGAGGATATCaatgtttttcctttctttgcagcagattgatatttcattttgaaatagttcaatttataatcctaaacaagaataaaataattattaaccaAATAAACAAGTAATAGTCACTCAACAActcaacaacaaacaatcaaGAAGCCACAAATCACACACAGAGAAgctataaaaaaacaaaataaaaaatgtatagcCGATTCTTACCTGGATTGTTGCCTTGCCGATGAGCAATTCGATTTCTTCGGGAGTCCGCAATTCTATTCTGTCGCTAAAGGGCTTGGGACTTGGGAGAGAAATTTTGTAGAATTGAGGTGGGGCGGACCAGAGGATAAATTTGGTCTCATCCTTGTAAATGTACGGGACTTGATTGGACTAAGACATTGATgtacgacggtttttgaaacaaccgtcgctattagcgacggtttttcaaaaaacagtcgctaatagcgactgtTATTAGCGACTGTTTGAATAAACCGTCACTAGTAGCGACGGTGCAATTAAAACCGTCGTCGATCCAGATCGGCGGCGGTTTtactaaaaccgtcgcaaatattagcgacggtttttgaaaaaccatcgctaaattattaaaaaagtgGGCAGGGCTACAGCCCAGTACAGCCCTAGAATACATCCGTCTCAGCATGCACCTTTGGAAAATCCATCCAATATGATTTTCTTTTGGTAcaaattaacacattaattaacTGCATGTTGAAAATTTACAGGCACGTCCATGTCTTGCCCGCACGTTAGCGGAATATCAGCTTTGCTAAAAGCAGCACACCCAAATTGGAGCCCCAGCGCCATCAAATCAGCCCTCGTGACCACCACCTACACGATCGACAGCACTGGTTCCACTCTTCTCGATGCATTCGGCCTCTCTTCTCTGACCCCGTGGGCTTACGGAGCCGGCCACGTCGACCCTCTCAAGGCCCTCTCCCCTGGGCTCGTGTACGACGCCACGCCCGAATATTACATCActtttctttgctcttcaaacTACTCCATCAAAGAAATCGAGACAATAACTAATCGTCTTAACGTCACATGTGGAAGGAAATTCCGTGACCCGTGCAAGCTCAATTACCCATCTTTCGCCGTTGTTTTCAATAAGTCTCGGGTCGTAAGGTATACCCGGGAGCTGACAAATGTAGGGCGGGAAGGTTCGGTTTACCATGCGTCGATCGTGTCACCACCGGCTGTTCGGGTGGATGTTAAACCGGACAACCTTGTTTTCAAGAAAGTTGGCGGTAAGAGACGCTATACAGTTACAATATTTAAACCTGAGAAAGGATGCAGATTCATCGGCTCAGAGCGCGTTTGGTTCGTTTACTTGGAGCAACGCAAAACATCAAGTGAACAGCCCGGTTTCATTTTCGTGGTAGGTGAACGAATGTTATTTAGTATGATATTAGAATTAAATGTCATTAAAAAAAGGTGTAAATTCTTACATATGTATGACTCAAAATGTTAGCAAATGCCCAAATCAtgtgataattaaaatatagaGCAAGAAGGCTTATAACATATATATTAAGATCAAGGCCCATTGGTAGTTTTGATCATGGCCGGGGACATGCATGCTATTGCTCCTAATTCCTttgtcataatttattatttttgttcattAAAAGATCATATCCATATTTATACGGTGCTTGAAAATTGTAAACAAAATATAGTATCCTAAATGTTTCTTTGTTTTAGACCACAGAATAAGTTGAATCATTACCATGACTATATATGACGTTTGGAAAAGTTGAAAGAACGCTTCATATAATTGGTACAAGAGTCAATATCacgtattttattttattattataaattttaggTTAATTCAATCATCGGAATGTGAATTATCGAAGAGCTACAATTGTTTCTACCAGACTCCAAACTTTATGTTAGATCAGTTAATGTTGTAATCTGAGTTGCAAAATTACCACCTATAACTAAAAAGGAAACACCAAGTGTTAGTTTCGTACATGTTATTGACCACAAAGAAATATAAATTCACTTCACTAATCTGATCGGGgaaagtattttttttatctattaaATTGTTCATTTTTAGATTTTGGTTTTGGATgcattaacttttaatttttagCTATTTTTGTTATTTGTCGATGTTACGTCGATATTTTTCGATATCGCATAAGTAATTGTACCAAAATGGACGAAAATTAAAAGATAATATATCTAAACCACAATTTGAAAAAACTGAGTGGAccaaatcctaaaaataaacaatttaatgaAAAACAAAAACTAATTTCTCATCTTACTACCATAATCGCAAGTGATGAAGATCACTCATATGATATTTATGGGACGCCACATTTCAACTTCTTgatgaaatataatatataattttatgcaATTCTGGATATATAtgcaaattaattaattaattaaagtcaAGTTCACGTGCATGGACATGGATGGGTTTGAGATGGAGGGACCCCTCGATTTTATAACACATCCAtggaatttaatttaatttaattttgaggggtttttaaataattaagccaCGTatgtataaaattattaaagatatttttctagaatataatataataaaggaAAATGGGGGTAGGTGGAATCAGGAATTGGGTATATGGGGCTGAATCAGAACATGTGGAGTGTTTGCTTAGCTAAGGTTATATGGATGGTTTCGTTTGTTGGATTCTGCAAAAGTCGAGCACTTAAATGAAACATTGCAATTATAAATAGGGTTTCTATGAGGTCcatgaaatgaaatgaaatataCTATAAAACATTAATTTTGGATTAATATTGTTTCATTTGTATAACTAAAATGGtcgatatatgattttatgtcGATTTATGAGCCGCAACGATGAATTCATTTTTCCGAATCTCGGAGAAACTGATCCGTAGTACATGCAAAAACCCAAGTAAGAATCGGACCAGAAGAAAATTAATCCCCGACATCATATGATCTTCTCTCCAATAGCTTAACTTTAATTTATTCTATTTATGGGTTTGTTTTGGGCAGCCAACTTTAGattccttatatatatatattttatctacaaaaataaactatatttgtttttttcaaaaaaatctattaaaaatGTGATTTGTTCATCAGATAATAATAtctaaattcttaaaaacagcAAGAAAGTGGGACTTGTGTAACGTAGTTTTCAGTCGCCATTTCAGAACATGCATGATCAGGTAGGTAATAATGTGTAAGAAAAATGTTATGTGCTAAAATTGGATGATTTCAAcccattaaaagaaaatgatcgGGAGAAGACCAATCTCACAACCAAACTTAGGTGTAAAGTTGGATATTTGCATTAATTTtcattagcattttaaaagcttCAAACCCAACGGGAGACCCACAAATTTTACGTTACAATTTCTACTTTGCTCTTGATAGCATCTTCGTTactatcatatatatatatttatttttttgtaattttagtttTATATGTTGTCAAACTTCAGTCTTAGTCCgttttacatttttatttttttccgaaCTGATAACAATGTGGTGTTGATATGGTTCTGACATGACACCGATGTATATAATGTCACATTAACATTCTcgatgaaaaataattaaaaatgccaaaaaaattgaaatttataggactaaaatttaatttgacAACGTAGAAAACCAAAATAgcaaaatgataaatatatatgacaaaaatacagttttctctttccaaaaatattataaattaatataccAGAACCAAATATATTAGCTGTTTTAGCTCTCTTAGCGCATCTTGGTTGTTTCACTGGAACAatattcgtttttttttttggtacgATAATAGAATTCACAGTCGTTATTTTTTTCAGTGTGTATTAGGTAAATTATCGTACTGAAACACAAAATGACttcaatataaatatataaactcAATGGTCCGAACTTTCTTGATTTatgtattaaataaatatgcacTGTTGTTTGTGCTTACGACCCATGGGGAAGTATAAATGCCACTAAATCTCAATAATCAAAGAAAAGATTTAAACAGATTAGATAACATGGGAAGAGGCATTATTTGGGAACTGGAGCCAAATTTCTCACTACCCCACCGACAACATTTCTGTGTATAAAACTTACGAAGCTTAATTTCCTCAGTAGCCAAGGCATTTGAGCAGAATACATAATCTCTCTCGAAATATACCTTATATTATACCCAACATTCTCAAATTCTTGAAACAGTACCCGTAGTTCTCGTCAACAAATGAAGGTATCTTTTATTCTAATTTGTTTCTTGGAGTATCGGTCTTGGATTTCATTAATGTGGTTGTGTTTATTGGTGTAGATCTTCAGTTTGCTGAGAAAGAAAGGGAGCCATCGTCAACTAAATCAAGAATCAGGGATGAATCGTGAGTTTTTTTTCACGTCGACTTTGAACAAGAAAGCAAAATGTTCAAGTGTTATTCGAATcaatgcatgcaagaaaattttaaaaccaGGCTTCAATACCATTGCAAATAATTAATGAACGttgaaaaatgatttaatttaaaatattccaATGTCTCGTCAATACAGATCATATGATTCATCAATCATGCAGAGAAGAATTCAATGATTGGCCAAATGCTTTACTTGCTGTTGGGACTTTTGGAAATAACAGTCTCAAAGACTCAGACAAGTCTAATATTCAAGCGAGCTCAAGTTTACCCAGAAGTCCAGATCACCTGGAACACATTACACAAGAAGATTCCCGAGAAACTGATAAAAAGTTGAGAATAATTCTCAATCAACATATTTCCACTGATTCTAGTTTTTCTGGGGAGTTGGAAAAGTATTATGCATCGCTGGAGAAATTCTTGGAAGGTTTAGTAAACGATGACAAGATTATCAACAAGGCAAAGAATAGTGTGCCAGAAAAGAAAAATTCCCGCTTCCATCAAACCTCGAGCTCAGATCATGGCAGGGAAGGAAACAATGTAAGGTTAGAAAACAAAAGAGGTGGCATTGGTAAAAGGTCATTGTCTTTTCTTCTCAAGAAGGCATTCCTGTGTAGAGGTGGATCTGTGCTCACTGCCGGTATAAGGGATCCAATTACAGGGCCTGTGTTGGCTAATTCAAGAATGGACAAGGTACATTTTAAAACTAAATGATAAGCCAATGTTCACAGAAAAACCAACACACATTCTAGCATCATGATCTTGCACTATTTTCTTCCAGATTTTAAGTGTCTACTCTGTTCGAAGTACAAAAAAGGTCAATCTTTTTCCTATCTATGAACAGATTTTAAGGGCCATCCTGAATGGAAGGGTCTACCCTCAAAGGTCTAGCCCAAAGAAATATCTGGATATGGATGAGGGAGATAGTGATGGTGAAGAGCCAAAAGAGGCCACAGATGGAAGCAAATGGGTTAAAACAGATAGAGAATGTAAGCATACTACATATTTTTGCGAACAATATTGTGAAAAATACTTGCATTTTTTTGCAACATGAACTCTAAATTATCACATTTCCAGTGCTTTCATATCTTGTTGTAAGTTAATTCCACAGTTTCTATGGATTGTAGATATTATTCTGGAGATGTAATCTGTGTTGTCTCCTACTACAAGGAACACGCAGGATACCATCTGGAAATGCAATTTGTGTTGTCTTCACCAATAAGGAATATTCGGGTACCAAGATGCTTCaacattttctatttattcTACAGTTGTACTGCGTACTAAAATGGTGAATTGTATTTTATTCTCTTGAACGATGACATTGAGGTGTTTCACATAGGAATAAGATACAATTCACAAtgtatttgaatataaaattcAAGACATTAATCGACTGAGGAGGCAGATACTAGTTTCAGAAGTTATGTATAGTCCTCTAGGGGACGCACGTATTTTTCTGTCATGGTTTGTGTTAAAAGCTTTAGAATGTGTCATTTTACCATGCTTGACTTATTCTTTAATCTATATTTTCTTCATAGTCAACAAAAAAGTGAAATACTTTAACTCCCAGTTCTTCTAAATTGCAATATTATTTCGAAAAAACTAAGTTTTTTGAACTGATTTTCAACAGTAATCATGAGATAGAAATATCATAAAGTCCTCAAGGATTTCTTGCATCTTATCATAGTCGGCGCCAGCATACTGTGATTTACTTACAATTTACTTTTTCACTTAGAGAAAATAGAAGCCAACATAAGAGGTTCCGAGCGACAAGTATAATTTTCACAAAGAACTCTCCTGATTCATCTGATCAAGTTTTCATCACATTAGTACCTAGAGAAATACCATTCATCTTCCAACTCTCTTAAGGCATATGGGGATTCATTAGTCAGCCCAAGTAGCTATTGTACAGATAAATATTAACCAAATAACTAACTTCATTGTTCCTAGTCCATTCTTGTAATGTAGCATACTGTTGTTTTCACACATACAAGGTTTTATCCAATTTCCTCTTGCATTTGTTCCCAACTCTAAAGAAAACAAACTGACGAAGAAATCCTATAACCGATGCAGTAGAGGTTACAATCTTGATTCCTAGTCAAATACAAATTTGGTTTTCGTCATCCAACGGGATAACTGAAATTTATTTTCGATTCAAATGGCTAATTTCTTTGTTAGATTAActgacacataatatcaatccTATAACCGATGCATTAACTTAGAATTTTTTTGATGCGAATCATAACGACTTCACCAATAAATTTTAACCAACTAGATCAAGAAATGGTTACCAATCCACTGCATAACAAAACATGAGTGGTAACTCTATGCTGTCGGTAATTGCCACCATTAAGCACTGCATTGCATCATGCTTTAAGGAATCGTAAAATAGCTGCAATTTAtctatttcttttattttcaaaaccccttttatataaaaaaaacatagcTATTTACAAATCTATTAAAAAGGTTTATTCTTGCAAGACAAAAGATACAATTAACATCAAGCATCCAAGGCATATGACGATGGTTTAGATTATGCAAGTACACTCTTATGAATAAGTAATATTCGGGTTCGAAAGATAAATCTCATAAACTTACATATAAAGCATGCAGTAGTAAACATACAAATAACATAGTGTTTAGTCAGGGAAGGTGAGCAAAGAAATGAGGGACTCATACTTCGGAAAACGTGAAATGAGTTCTGAACGATTTGCCATCTCAAAATCATCAAATTGGAAGGCAGGCGCACATGTGCATCCAACAAGAGAAAAGTGCTTCTCTGGATCCCTTGACGATTGTTTGATTACTTCCGTGTCGGAGGAAATATCAACATCAATGTCCTTGGTTGGAAATGAACCAAACCAGACATTTGGAGGCACTGAATACTGCACTGATTGATTCTCCGAAAGAATGTCAGGTCCAAGGCATGTTAATTTTGCACTCCCATCAGTTTCATTCAATTCAAATACCTGGAGTGGAATTGGCTTCATACAAAGAAATGTCGAAAAGAGCATGTCCAGAGGAACATGAAACTTAAATGCTAAGATACAGCTATTTCAAATTATCCATGCACAAATTAACAAGAGATCAATTTGAGAAAAAACCTATGAAGGATCATGCAAGAGACATGATAATACACATTATTTTCGCTAGATTCTTGAAGTGTTTTTTTCTACTCACATCCATTAAAGAAGAAGCATTGTACATTATCTGACACATGgtaatccaaaaaaaaaaaaatcaaaagcaGCTTCTCTAATTCGAAATTTTGCAAAATGATAAGAAAGAAGATCACCGTTAAAGGTTCTCCCGAGTAAAAATGCCAGGTTTCTGCACATGGAATGCGATGGAGGTGAGAAAAGCTTCCAGAAGGCAACAAGAAGTATATGCATGTGCTAACAGGTCGGTCTACCTTATCTGCATGTGAAATATTACCGAAACAGAGTAAGAACTGGGGCACAAAGATAAATCGAGGTGTAACATGGCAGCATAAATTTCTGGAGTAAGAACTCGGTGAATAGAAAGTTATCGCACACTCAGGAACAAAGTTCTACATGTATGAAGTATGTCGTTCGCCTACATATTCTGaataataaaatgaatataGCGGATTAATCAAGTTCATAGCAGCACAAAAGTTGTAGAATAAAGTATCGTGTACTCCGagaacaaaaaatattataaatgcaTAAGCATTTAATACACTGGAAACCAAATACAGACGTATACAGAAAGTTACAAGATTTATCAGCGAACAAAATCCTAGAATCTTAATCTCGAGCTAAATAAGGACAACATCTGAAGCACAAGTATGCGTTTAATCAAACACCGTTTCAGCTTGTATCAATGttactataaaaaaaaaacataaatttttattagaaGCAATCTGCAGCCGTATTCGATCAAGAAAAATAGATCCCAATCAAAAAAAGAAaacttttataaatatattatcccagttcatataaaattcaaaacaaatttAAACGAAGGATCCATGACCTATAACAAAACAACTGAAATGTTGAACAAGTGCAGACTTACATTGAGAGGGAAGATGAGATCTGGAGAGAATGAGTGAGGAGTCTCTGAACGTTTCCGAGTAAAACCCACCTTCAGGATGAGGCTTTAGATTCAACTTTGCCACGATCTCTGATGCAGTCGCTGTTGTTGAATTCATCTTTTTTGCTTTTTTTGGACTCCGATTTTTGGAGACTGATTCGATCGAAGTTGCTGTGTGGTTGCCTGATTGTGTTGAATTTGAATAGTAATGTGATATATATTGTAAAAAATAGTTTCCGGAATTATGTTTCTATATAAAATTGAAGGAAATGATTTATACGGTCTATACCCCTTCACTTATTATTGAACTttagatttaaaaaattaatctaACTTGAAAATTTAAGATGATAGGTTGATTCAACAAGGCAACTAATTTTGTGATATCTCACATTTGgtacaaaaattattttttttttaaaagaccGACACTCTTACAATCGTGAAAACAATGTTATCTATCGTAAGAGAAATAAAACACatgaaatcaaaaataaaatcaacctTGTCGAAAAATCTGAAGGTGAAGTGTTGGCCCTTGAAATCtgttttgtcaaatttgacGGCTATCGATAAATATTCCAGAAACAGATTGCTTCACTTGTTGATGTATACTAAATGTGTTGTGTGCAATAACATTTTCACATAGAAAGAGGAAAAAAAGATAATGTCAACTTGAAAACTCTTGATCCAAGAGTAATCATTCTTATTTCACCCTCATTAAGTACTCAAGACTGAAACACTCTCTTCACAAATCCTTGCACGGATCTGCCCATTCCAGCTCCCACAGCGCCAGATACTTGGCCTGCAAATTCGCAAGTCTCTAAAAGCTTTGGGATAAAAAAATTCGTATCATGGAATTTGGTGGCAGATCATTTCATTGGTATACCGCATACTTATTAGCAACTTATGTACATGAAAAAAGTACAAGTGACCAAAGAAGCAATGAAAAGGAGACAATATGGTTACCTCCTGAACAGTGTTTTTCAGATCAAATGCATCTTTAATTCGTCCATCCAAGAATGCCCACGTATTCTGAACATCTAAATCGATAGCATGACAAGGGAATAAGCCTTTGTATAGAAAACAGAGAGGAACGACACTACTTAAATTATATTATCTGCCAGTCAAGCTGTACCACTACTAATTCAGCTATGCTAATAGTGAATTGTATTGACAGATAAAAAGTTATAGTGAACAACATTGTGCAACAAGAAAGCTAGATCAAATGCCAAGAATGTTCCTGCCAAGTATAACATGGAATTAGCACGTGAGAACAGAAGGGAAAAAAATATCACAGGCTTTGTCAAGACCTGAAAAATAGCATCTGAATCACGCAAGGAAAAAAATCAGATCACAATGCTAACCTGGGGAAGCATCGGTAAGCATGTATAATTCAGTTGTGGAGTATATCCCACCAAGGACCGTGCGCTTCACATACCAATCGATGTCAACAGCCTTATCCCCAGCAGCATGCCAAATTTCATCAACAGCATTGCTCGCTGCTTGAAGCTCGCAGACATGTTCAAGGGTTGCGCCTACAATTCATCTTATAAAGCATTTACTTGCACGAGCATCTCAATGAAAACCCAAGCTGGGAGAGACAACAAGGTTCACCTGTATGCTAAGTGCTTGGGGCCATTTTGAAATTCATGGAGCCTGCATCTCTACTCGAATTCTGACAAGCTTTGAAATTTTGTTGACCGGGAATTAAGCTTTCCAATTCAGTGTTTGTCTCAACTATGTCTATTAGCCTTTGCAGacaatcatccatgaaaaactGAAGCAAATATATTAAAGAGCATTGATCAATGAGTATATATAAAAGCCTATCCACAGAATGTGTCTCCATGGCCTAAGAACTATGAGCATTGAATAGATATAAATATTATGAATCCCAGAGGAGCATAAAAAGGACAAATCCATTATCCTGGTCACAAGCCATTCTGTTTTGGTGTTGTTCTAACTTCTAACACCCAAATAAACATGAATATAGATGCTAAAAATGTATACCTACACTAGGGAAGCTTCTTTCCGAGGAAAAGAACCGACAATAGAAGGTGACACACCAACATCTGTTGCTCCCGCAATCA
The sequence above is a segment of the Primulina tabacum isolate GXHZ01 chromosome 6, ASM2559414v2, whole genome shotgun sequence genome. Coding sequences within it:
- the LOC142548334 gene encoding subtilisin-like protease SBT1.8, with amino-acid sequence MSCPHVSGISALLKAAHPNWSPSAIKSALVTTTYTIDSTGSTLLDAFGLSSLTPWAYGAGHVDPLKALSPGLVYDATPEYYITFLCSSNYSIKEIETITNRLNVTCGRKFRDPCKLNYPSFAVVFNKSRVVRYTRELTNVGREGSVYHASIVSPPAVRVDVKPDNLVFKKVGGKRRYTVTIFKPEKGCRFIGSERVWFVYLEQRKTSSEQPGFIFVVESGIGYMGLNQNMWSVCLAKVIWMVSFVGFCKSRALK
- the LOC142548439 gene encoding protein DEEPER ROOTING 1-like isoform X1, whose translation is MKIFSLLRKKGSHRQLNQESGMNHHMIHQSCREEFNDWPNALLAVGTFGNNSLKDSDKSNIQASSSLPRSPDHLEHITQEDSRETDKKLRIILNQHISTDSSFSGELEKYYASLEKFLEGLVNDDKIINKAKNSVPEKKNSRFHQTSSSDHGREGNNVRLENKRGGIGKRSLSFLLKKAFLCRGGSVLTAGIRDPITGPVLANSRMDKILRAILNGRVYPQRSSPKKYLDMDEGDSDGEEPKEATDGSKWVKTDRECKHTTYFCEQYCEKYLHFFAT
- the LOC142548439 gene encoding protein DEEPER ROOTING 1-like isoform X2; translation: MKIFSLLRKKGSHRQLNQESGMNHHMIHQSCREEFNDWPNALLAVGTFGNNSLKDSDKSNIQASSSLPRSPDHLEHITQEDSRETDKKLRIILNQHISTDSSFSGELEKYYASLEKFLEGLVNDDKIINKAKNSVPEKKNSRFHQTSSSDHGREGNNVRLENKRGGIGKRSLSFLLKKAFLCRGGSVLTAGIRDPITGPVLANSRMDKILRAILNGRVYPQRSSPKKYLDMDEGDSDGEEPKEATDGSKWVKTDREYIILEM
- the LOC142548440 gene encoding uncharacterized protein LOC142548440 — translated: MNSTTATASEIVAKLNLKPHPEGGFYSETFRDSSLILSRSHLPSQYKVDRPVSTCIYFLLPSGSFSHLHRIPCAETWHFYSGEPLTVFELNETDGSAKLTCLGPDILSENQSVQYSVPPNVWFGSFPTKDIDVDISSDTEVIKQSSRDPEKHFSLVGCTCAPAFQFDDFEMANRSELISRFPKYESLISLLTFPD